One stretch of Toxoplasma gondii ME49 chromosome XI, whole genome shotgun sequence DNA includes these proteins:
- a CDS encoding brix domain containing protein (encoded by transcript TGME49_310380) produces the protein MLRRTVRLRKEYLFRKATEEKARVLADRKKRLKEALERGKAVPSDLRGEAGQKLLPTLDLEDVNTAQTTTHIDDEYAYAGVEDPKVVLTTSRNPSSRLQQFVKELRLLIPNSQRINRGGYVVNDLVELCRSNNVTDLIIIHEHRGQPDAMVVCHLPHGPAAYFNLSGVALRHDLPEKPANMSEAAPHLVFHNFTSRVGLRVMNVLKFLYPPANPIAQRVQAFVNVGDEIHFRHYTWTDNRKKTSGASNTPGSSSADAEEEESSEKKGHLELVEVGPRFTLKPYRIDLGTAEMKDVETEWAVRPFFNKPKATLTE, from the exons ATGCTGCGACGGACCGTGCGACTTCGAAAGGAGTATCTGTTTCGCAAGGCCAccgaagagaaggcgcgcgtgcttgcagacagaaagaaacgcctgAAGGAGGCTCTCGAAAGGGGCAAGGCTGTTCCTTCGGATTTACGTGGAGAAGCCGGTCAGAAACTCCTTCCTACTCTCGACTTGGAGGATGTCAATACGGCCCAAACAACCACCCACATCGACGACGAATACGCCTACGCAG GCGTCGAGGATCCGAAAGTTGTGTTGACGACGTCGAGAAATCCGTCAAGTCGTCTGCAGCAGTTCGTCAAGGAACTGCGTCTTTTGATTCCGAACAGCCAACGAATAAATCGAGGTGGATATGTCGTCAACGACCTCGTCGAACTCTGTCGGAGCAACAATGTGACCGACCTCATCATCATCCACGAACACAGAG GCCAGCCCGATGCGATGGTCGTGTGTCACCTGCCTCACGGTCCAGCTGCATACTTCAATCTCTCAGGCGTTGCTCTTCGTCATGATCTTCCAGAAAAGCCAGCGAATATGTCAGAA GCTGCGCCGCATCTGGTTTTTCACAATTTCACATCGCGCGTAGGTCTTCGAGTGATGAACGTCTTGAAATTTCTATATCCCCCCGCAAACCCCATTGCACAGCGCGTCCAAGCATTTGTCAATGTCGGCGACGAGATCCACTTCCGGCATTACACCTGGACAGAcaatcgaaaaaaaacatCTGGAGCAAGCAACACTCCTGGGAGTTCCTCTGCTGATGCTG aagaggaagaatcgtccgagaagaaaggccaTCTGGAGCTGGTGGAAGTTGGGCCTCGCTTCACATTGAAACCATACCGCATTGACTTGGGTACAGCTGAAATGAAAGATGTAGAAACGGAATGGGCAGTTCGACCTTTCTTCAACAAACCAAAGGCGACTCTGACTGAGTga
- a CDS encoding hypothetical protein (encoded by transcript TGME49_310370~Predicted trans-membrane domain (TMHMM2.0):9-32:38-56:93-116:192-215:239-262:268-288:302-325:331-354:425-448:468-491:520-543:549-569) has protein sequence MPVAGEAVEMPVPAGGFSASLGSAPPALSPLFSSPSELLYTFFPLVVLFVCFHAISSNSPSSPSLSISASIRAFRLHLAAVHHSLPTSLFSLNVLLSPAFLCLLLPYASFLLLRLLPALSLEPSIPPSAVAVTYSDLFQSPSVFSLPAAETTQLAGERKKRLFLSFFSLPDPQTFSPLLRFLLHPFYLSQSSVVFWLGVGPFLLYSCAVYIQQAIEEERRGLTLAQQTDRQISSPRLRAALAILICLYMPAVFMTWLVAHVFPTAEAQPFRYFGVSGTIYALAAVVFFYDPVVHSGMFADPSIQFPLPLHVRSVTSVLVFFLFLFSPPPGDLLLLLSGALSAVLAVAAATVPPFFGVSGAVAAFSAVTSAVAFGGRLGISHTLVSSVSSLFFVDLGPLDSGAVSPAGKEYMRVSSDGAAPPDPLTWTVAGLFLVFAGGMALAGACWRWASLLDWLVHAVRDGRSVRARLTSAAVMVAFTCLPFSFSSLPSLGELFSDPLKTLRSLPVGDPSLYAVTCTERTVLLGSIGAKTAAFWTPLFGMGGRSRKLKYFIGPLLLFLLFVGMTSEHWRRIGPGFIGTVFSLYQLLALQPQEEP, from the exons ATGCCTGTCGCAGGTGAAGCAGTCGAGATGCCGGTTCCGGCGGGCggcttttctgcgtctttggggtctgctcctccagccctgtctccgttgttttcttctccttctgagCTTCTGTACACGTTCTTTCCACTCGTTGTGCTCTTTGTCTGTTTCCACGCAATCAGTTCGAactctccgtcttctccttcgctctcgatTTCAGCCTCGATTCGCGCCTTTCGCCTGCACCTCGCCGCAGTCCACCACAGCCTCCCcacctcgctcttctccctgaacgtcctcctctctcccgctttcctctgtctccttctgccctacgcctcctttctgctgctgcgcctgcTCCCGGCTCTGTCCTTGGAGCCTTCGATTCCACCGAGTGCAGTCGCCGTCACGTACTCCGACCTCTTTCAGTCgccctccgtcttctctctccccgccgCCGAGACCACCCAACtcgcaggcgagaggaagaaacggctgtttctttccttcttctcgctcccaGATCCCCAAAccttttcgcctctcctgcGCTTCCTCCTCCATCCCTTCTACCTCTCCCAGagctccgtcgtcttctggCTGGGCGTCGGCCCCTTTCTGCTCTACTCCTGTgctgtgtacatacagcagGCGATCGAAGAGGAACGCAGAGGCCTGACACTCGCCCAGCAGACGGACAGACAGATCTCTTCTCCACGACTGCGCGCTGCCCTCGCGATTCTCATTTGCCTCTACATGCCTGCAGTCTTCATGACATGGCTTGTCGCTCATGTCTTCCCCACAGCCGAGGCGCAGCCGTTCCGATACTTTGGAGTCAGCGGGACGATCTACGCTCTCgccgccgtcgtcttcttctatGATCCC GTGGTCCACAGCGGCATGTTTGCGGATCCTTCGATTCAGTTCCCGCTGCCGCTGCACGTCCGTAGCGTGACGTCGgtgctcgttttctttctctttcttttctcgccgcctcctggcgaccttcttcttcttctctccggcgCGCTGTCCGCCGTCCTCGCCGTCGCGGCAGCCACGGTGCCGCCGttcttcggtgtctctggCGCTGTGgcggctttctctgcagtcaCCTCGGCTGTCGCGTTCGGGGGCCGTCTGGGCATCTCACACACTCTGgtctcgtctgtttcgtcgctcttcttcgtcgacttGGGTCCTCTCGACTCCGGCGCCGTGTCTCCCGCAGGAAAGGAATACATGCGCGTCTCTTCAGACGGAGCAGCGCCGCCAGATCCCCTCACCTGGACTGTCGCaggtctcttcctcgtcttcgcggGGGGTATGGCTCTCGCCGGCGCCTGCTGGCGCtgggcgtctctcctcgactgGCTTGTCCACGCCGTCAGA GACGGGAGGAGCGTACGGGCTCGCTTGACATCTGCGGCGGTCATGGTGGCTTTcacctgtctccctttttcgttttcttctctcccgtctctcggGGAGCTTTTCTCGGATCCGCTGAAGACCTT GCGCAGCTTGCCCGTCGGCGATCCGAGCTTGTACGCGGTCACTTGCACCGAGCGAA ctgtGCTTCTGGGGTCGATTGGAGCGAAGACCGCGGCATTCTGGACACCCTTGTTTGGGATGGGAGGTCGAAGCC GTAAACTCAAGTACTTCATTGGCCCTCTCCtgttgttccttctcttcgtcggaATGACGAGCGAG caCTGGCGGCGGATCGGTCCCGGATTCATCGGCACGGTGTTTTCTTTGTATCAGTTGTTGGCGCTCCAGCCGCAGGAGGAACCGTGA